One Thermococcus kodakarensis KOD1 genomic window carries:
- a CDS encoding thiamine ABC transporter substrate-binding protein: MGKMGELFVLGVILASLFASSSPVSAEETLTVYSYDSIEPWMKEIIPIFEQKYNVKVRLVLFGDAGEVLSRLIMEKDNPQADVVIGIDNSYLQKAIKEGILIPYKPENAKYIPDWIIKNFDPEFHLTPYDYGAIAIVYKKNEVPNPPKTFEELTKPEWKGKLIVENPLTSSTGMAFLLWTIAVYGDKWPYYWEALRENDVIVVKGWSAGWEMWDKGQAPLFVSYATDPAYSACNYNDTSIGAVFLSNTAYVQIEGAGIVNGTKHLELAKAFVNFLISKEAQEKLPLNQWMYPVNSEVELPECFSYALDVGKAKVVSIPADELAKNTDKWLKEWRAIMVEGKSASEISPTSTASAEKSGGICGPALLVGLAILPLALRRRG; encoded by the coding sequence GTGGGGAAGATGGGTGAGTTGTTCGTGCTCGGGGTGATCCTGGCGTCCCTCTTCGCGTCTTCCTCGCCGGTTTCAGCCGAGGAGACGCTGACTGTCTACTCCTACGACAGCATCGAGCCGTGGATGAAGGAGATAATCCCCATCTTTGAGCAGAAGTATAACGTCAAAGTCCGCCTCGTGCTCTTTGGAGACGCTGGCGAAGTCCTCAGCAGGCTGATAATGGAGAAGGACAACCCGCAGGCTGACGTCGTCATCGGCATAGACAACAGCTACCTTCAGAAGGCCATAAAAGAGGGGATTCTCATCCCGTACAAGCCGGAAAACGCCAAATACATCCCCGACTGGATAATTAAGAACTTTGACCCGGAGTTCCACCTGACGCCCTACGACTACGGGGCGATAGCGATTGTGTACAAGAAGAACGAAGTCCCAAACCCGCCCAAGACTTTCGAGGAGCTCACAAAGCCCGAGTGGAAGGGCAAGCTCATAGTTGAGAACCCGCTGACGAGCTCCACGGGAATGGCATTCCTTCTCTGGACAATTGCGGTCTACGGCGACAAGTGGCCCTACTACTGGGAAGCCCTGAGAGAAAACGACGTCATCGTTGTCAAGGGCTGGTCTGCAGGCTGGGAGATGTGGGACAAGGGGCAGGCTCCTCTCTTCGTCAGCTACGCCACCGATCCGGCATACAGCGCGTGCAACTACAACGACACCAGCATTGGAGCTGTGTTCCTCAGCAACACTGCCTACGTGCAGATAGAGGGCGCTGGGATAGTAAATGGAACAAAGCACCTTGAACTTGCCAAGGCCTTCGTCAACTTCCTGATAAGCAAGGAGGCCCAGGAGAAGCTCCCGCTCAACCAGTGGATGTACCCAGTGAACAGCGAGGTCGAGCTTCCAGAGTGCTTCAGCTACGCCCTCGACGTGGGCAAGGCTAAGGTCGTTTCAATCCCCGCTGATGAGCTTGCTAAGAACACCGACAAGTGGCTCAAGGAGTGGAGGGCGATAATGGTCGAGGGCAAGAGCGCCTCAGAGATTTCGCCGACGAGCACCGCATCAGCCGAGAAGTCCGGCGGCATCTGCGGGCCTGCTCTACTCGTCGGTCTCGCCATCCTTCCACTCGCGCTGAGGAGGAGAGGGTGA
- the asnS gene encoding asparagine--tRNA ligase produces MIDKVYCADVTPEMEGKKVKLAGWVYRKREVGKKVFIVLRDSSGIVQVVFSKDLNEEAYREAKKVGIESSVIIEGTVKADPRAPTGAEVQGEKLQIIQNVDFFPITKDASDEFLLDVRHLHLRSPKVAAIMKVKGTLMQAAREWLLQDGWYEVFPPILVTGAVEGGATLFKLKYFDRYAYLSQSAQLYLEAAIFGLEKVWSLTPSFRAEKSRTRRHLTEFWHLELEAAWMDLWDIMKVEEELVSYMVQRTLELRKKEIELYRKDDIKTLKNAVPPFPRISYDEAIDILQSKGVNIEWGEDMGADEERVLTEEFESPFFVYGYPKHIKAFYMKEDPEDPRKVLAADMLAPEGYGEIIGGSQREDDYDKLVQRILEEGMKPEDYEWYLDLRKYGSVPHSGFGLGLERLVAWVLKLDHVRWATLFPRTPSRLYP; encoded by the coding sequence GTGATCGATAAGGTTTACTGTGCCGATGTCACGCCCGAAATGGAAGGGAAGAAGGTTAAGCTCGCTGGATGGGTCTACAGAAAGAGGGAAGTCGGAAAGAAAGTCTTTATAGTCCTCCGCGACTCAAGCGGAATTGTCCAGGTCGTCTTTTCAAAGGATCTGAACGAGGAAGCTTATAGAGAGGCCAAGAAAGTCGGAATTGAATCGAGCGTTATCATCGAGGGAACGGTTAAGGCCGATCCCCGCGCGCCGACCGGTGCCGAAGTTCAGGGAGAGAAGCTCCAGATAATCCAGAACGTTGACTTCTTCCCGATAACCAAGGATGCGAGCGACGAGTTCCTCCTCGACGTCAGGCACCTCCACCTGCGCTCTCCAAAGGTTGCCGCGATAATGAAGGTCAAGGGCACGCTCATGCAGGCGGCAAGAGAATGGCTCCTCCAGGACGGCTGGTACGAGGTCTTCCCGCCGATCCTCGTCACCGGAGCAGTTGAGGGCGGAGCGACGCTCTTCAAGCTCAAGTACTTCGACAGGTACGCCTACCTCAGCCAGTCGGCCCAGCTCTACCTTGAGGCGGCAATCTTCGGCCTTGAGAAGGTCTGGTCGCTTACACCGAGCTTCAGGGCCGAGAAGAGCAGGACGAGGAGACACCTCACCGAGTTCTGGCACCTCGAGCTTGAGGCTGCGTGGATGGACCTCTGGGACATCATGAAGGTCGAGGAAGAGCTTGTGAGCTACATGGTTCAGAGGACGCTTGAGCTGAGGAAGAAGGAGATCGAGCTCTACCGCAAGGACGATATCAAGACCCTCAAGAACGCGGTTCCACCCTTCCCGAGGATAAGCTACGACGAGGCCATAGACATTCTCCAGAGCAAGGGCGTGAACATCGAGTGGGGCGAGGACATGGGTGCCGACGAGGAGAGGGTATTAACTGAGGAGTTCGAGAGCCCGTTCTTCGTCTACGGCTATCCGAAGCACATCAAGGCCTTCTACATGAAGGAAGACCCAGAGGATCCGAGGAAGGTTCTTGCCGCTGATATGCTCGCCCCAGAGGGGTACGGCGAGATAATCGGCGGCTCCCAGCGTGAGGACGACTACGACAAGCTCGTGCAGAGAATCCTTGAAGAGGGCATGAAGCCTGAGGACTACGAGTGGTACCTCGACCTCAGGAAATATGGCAGCGTTCCGCACAGCGGCTTCGGCCTCGGCCTTGAGAGGCTCGTCGCATGGGTTCTCAAGCTCGACCACGTCCGCTGGGCAACGCTCTTCCCGAGGACGCCGAGCAGGCTTTATCCGTGA
- the tgtA gene encoding tRNA guanosine(15) transglycosylase TgtA → MVDFRFEVKARDASGRIGKLTVNGKTVETPAIMPVINPKQLIVTPKELKEMGFGMIITNSYIIYKTPELREKALEVGIHKLLDYDGIIEVDSGSFQLMRYGGVEVTNREIVEFQHEIGVDIGTFLDIPTPPDAPREKAEEDLRITLERAKEAEEIKEIAMNAAVQGSTYPDLRTYAARELSRMNFEIHPIGAVVPLMESYRYRDLVDVVIASKVGLRPDRPVHLFGAGHPMIFALAVAMGIDLFDSASYALYAKDDRYMTPEGTKRLEELEYFPCSCPVCSRYTPQELREMPKEERTRLLAIHNLWVIREELNRVKQAIKEGELWRLVDERARSHPKLYAAYKRLLEYREYLEKNEPVTKASAFFKVSEEALRWPIVERARERAERVRSKFPETISHPIFGEIPKYLSLSYPFAQSEGEEDFTVEKPEKGEARKYVMAVAEYQFGEGAGEAFKDAFVELSRKTGMPRQIKAKGKHLATFRAEDGLLTLGIEGAKRLHEVLPFPRMRVVVDEDAEPFARRGKNVFAKFVVDADLNIRPYDEVLVVNRNDELLATGQTLLNGEELKIFQQGLAVKVRRGVEK, encoded by the coding sequence ATGGTCGATTTCAGGTTTGAGGTCAAGGCGCGCGACGCTTCCGGCAGGATCGGAAAGCTCACAGTCAACGGGAAAACCGTAGAAACCCCCGCAATAATGCCCGTCATCAATCCAAAACAGCTTATCGTAACGCCGAAGGAGCTCAAGGAGATGGGCTTTGGGATGATAATCACGAACTCCTATATAATATACAAGACTCCAGAGCTTAGGGAGAAGGCGCTTGAAGTGGGGATTCACAAACTTCTCGACTACGACGGGATAATCGAGGTTGACTCGGGCTCATTCCAGCTCATGCGCTACGGCGGCGTCGAGGTAACCAACAGGGAGATCGTCGAGTTTCAGCATGAAATAGGCGTTGACATAGGGACTTTCCTTGACATTCCGACGCCACCGGACGCGCCGAGGGAGAAAGCCGAGGAAGACCTGAGGATAACGCTGGAGAGGGCGAAAGAAGCCGAGGAAATCAAGGAGATAGCGATGAACGCCGCCGTGCAGGGCTCAACGTACCCTGATCTCAGGACATACGCCGCGAGAGAGCTCAGCAGGATGAACTTTGAGATACACCCGATTGGCGCGGTTGTTCCGCTGATGGAGAGCTACCGCTACAGGGATCTGGTGGATGTCGTTATAGCTTCGAAGGTGGGCCTCAGACCAGACAGGCCGGTTCATCTCTTCGGCGCAGGGCATCCTATGATTTTCGCGCTGGCGGTTGCCATGGGTATAGACCTCTTTGATTCGGCCAGCTATGCCCTCTACGCCAAGGACGACCGCTACATGACACCCGAGGGAACAAAGAGGCTTGAAGAGCTTGAGTACTTCCCGTGCTCCTGTCCCGTGTGCTCCCGCTATACGCCGCAGGAGCTCCGCGAGATGCCGAAAGAGGAGAGGACGAGGCTTCTGGCTATTCACAACCTCTGGGTCATAAGGGAGGAACTCAACAGGGTTAAGCAAGCTATAAAAGAGGGCGAGCTGTGGCGCCTCGTGGATGAGAGGGCCCGCTCCCATCCCAAGCTCTACGCGGCTTACAAGAGACTTCTCGAGTACAGAGAATACCTTGAGAAGAACGAGCCGGTAACAAAGGCGAGCGCCTTCTTCAAAGTGAGCGAGGAGGCTCTAAGGTGGCCAATCGTTGAGCGCGCCAGGGAGAGGGCGGAGCGCGTTAGATCAAAGTTTCCTGAAACCATCAGCCACCCGATCTTCGGTGAGATACCTAAGTACCTCTCACTCAGCTATCCGTTCGCCCAGAGTGAAGGAGAAGAAGACTTCACAGTTGAGAAGCCCGAGAAGGGAGAAGCCAGGAAGTACGTTATGGCGGTTGCAGAGTACCAGTTCGGCGAGGGAGCCGGCGAGGCTTTCAAGGACGCCTTTGTCGAGCTCTCAAGGAAGACCGGGATGCCGAGGCAGATAAAGGCCAAGGGCAAGCACCTCGCTACCTTCAGAGCCGAGGACGGCCTGCTGACACTTGGAATTGAAGGGGCGAAGAGACTCCACGAAGTCCTGCCGTTCCCGAGGATGCGTGTTGTAGTTGACGAGGATGCAGAACCGTTCGCAAGGAGGGGGAAGAACGTCTTCGCGAAGTTCGTGGTTGATGCAGACCTGAACATAAGGCCCTACGACGAGGTTCTTGTTGTTAACAGGAACGATGAGCTCCTCGCGACTGGGCAGACCCTCCTCAACGGCGAGGAGCTGAAGATATTCCAGCAGGGACTGGCCGTGAAAGTTAGGAGGGGAGTCGAGAAGTAG
- a CDS encoding glycosyltransferase produces the protein MHTLLLTALVIVFLWDGYFFINYIISLFRNYVTTDRTPRVSIIIPAYNEGERCRRAIEAALAQDYPDFEVIFVDDGSEDNTYDVASSIRDPRLKVFRIAHGGKSKALNFGLSKARGEIIVTTDADSALEKSAVKELVRRFYSEDVLGVGGQVRVLGNSFLERAQDVEHLRIATFRRAKELEDLSVAPGPISAFRKGALERIGGFVEDPVEDYATTKAIKKLGRVVYAPKARVWTEMPKDIRTLWRQRKRWFLGDLRNLGGGLTKEWGFLLLGDFIAILDIVVPVLLLVFGYWWAFGLWWAFETLTMLIPVLVEGGGITTSLIFPAVLWFWAVFYLILHLYGYSKWVLGKL, from the coding sequence ATGCACACCCTCCTCCTAACGGCGCTGGTCATCGTTTTCCTCTGGGACGGCTACTTCTTCATTAATTACATAATTAGCCTTTTCAGGAATTATGTAACTACAGACCGGACTCCTAGGGTCTCCATAATAATTCCCGCCTACAACGAAGGGGAACGGTGTAGAAGGGCAATAGAGGCCGCTCTCGCACAGGACTATCCAGATTTCGAGGTCATATTCGTGGACGACGGGAGCGAAGATAACACGTACGATGTGGCTTCATCAATCAGAGACCCCAGACTTAAAGTTTTCAGGATTGCCCACGGCGGGAAGTCAAAGGCCCTGAACTTTGGACTGTCCAAAGCGAGGGGAGAAATAATAGTCACCACCGACGCGGACAGCGCGCTTGAGAAAAGCGCCGTCAAAGAGCTTGTCAGGAGGTTTTACTCGGAAGACGTTCTTGGAGTTGGTGGCCAGGTGAGGGTTCTCGGGAACTCGTTTCTTGAGAGAGCGCAGGACGTTGAGCACCTGAGGATAGCGACCTTCAGGAGGGCAAAGGAGCTTGAAGACCTGAGCGTCGCTCCTGGACCGATATCGGCGTTCAGAAAGGGGGCTCTTGAGAGGATCGGCGGCTTCGTGGAAGACCCGGTTGAAGACTACGCGACGACAAAGGCCATAAAGAAACTCGGAAGGGTCGTCTACGCGCCAAAAGCTCGGGTGTGGACGGAGATGCCCAAGGACATCAGAACACTCTGGCGCCAGAGGAAGAGGTGGTTCCTTGGTGACCTCAGGAACCTTGGGGGTGGCCTCACGAAAGAATGGGGGTTCCTGCTGCTGGGTGACTTTATAGCAATCCTCGATATTGTAGTTCCTGTTCTCCTGTTGGTTTTTGGTTACTGGTGGGCTTTTGGGCTCTGGTGGGCCTTTGAGACACTTACAATGCTCATACCCGTTCTCGTCGAGGGTGGGGGTATTACAACCTCATTAATATTCCCCGCCGTTCTCTGGTTCTGGGCGGTTTTCTACCTGATATTGCACCTCTACGGATACTCCAAATGGGTGCTTGGAAAGCTGTAG
- a CDS encoding TIGR00288 family NYN domain-containing protein translates to MPSGWEKIVSMTKSGMRIIGQMKRKVSRGKRIALLIDGPNILRKELGVKLEDIAEALSEIGDIRVAKVILNQYAPQGLIEAVSNQGFEPIIVSGETGVKLAVEAMKEIYNPHIDVIALATRNAEFLPVILKAKEKGKETVVIGVEPGFSVALKHAADYTIILGGE, encoded by the coding sequence ATGCCCAGTGGATGGGAGAAGATAGTTTCGATGACGAAGAGCGGAATGAGGATCATCGGCCAGATGAAGCGGAAGGTCTCGAGGGGAAAGAGGATAGCGCTTCTCATAGACGGGCCGAACATCCTCAGGAAGGAGCTCGGGGTAAAGCTCGAGGACATTGCCGAGGCGCTCAGCGAAATCGGAGATATAAGGGTTGCCAAGGTTATTCTCAACCAGTACGCGCCCCAGGGGCTTATCGAGGCAGTCTCAAATCAGGGCTTCGAGCCGATCATAGTCTCCGGCGAGACAGGTGTAAAACTCGCCGTCGAGGCCATGAAGGAGATATACAACCCCCACATAGATGTCATAGCCCTCGCCACGAGAAACGCGGAGTTTTTGCCCGTCATCCTGAAGGCGAAGGAGAAAGGAAAAGAGACCGTTGTTATCGGCGTTGAACCGGGCTTTTCAGTGGCTCTTAAGCACGCCGCTGACTACACGATCATTCTCGGCGGTGAGTAG
- a CDS encoding TIGR00288 family NYN domain-containing protein has protein sequence MKERFFKILKRESEKKEEETPKKTIGLIIDGPNILRKEFGIKLEDILEALKRIGNVRVAKVILNQYAPQGLIEAVVNQGLEPVIVAGDTDVRVAIEAMELIYNSDVDVIALASRDADFLPIIIEAKRRGKETVVIGVDPGFSVALQNAADYVIKMEGRKTPENKEG, from the coding sequence ATGAAGGAGCGGTTTTTCAAGATTCTAAAGAGGGAGAGCGAGAAAAAAGAGGAAGAGACTCCAAAGAAGACGATAGGGCTTATCATAGACGGGCCGAACATCCTCAGGAAGGAGTTTGGGATAAAGCTTGAGGACATCCTTGAGGCCCTCAAGAGGATAGGAAACGTGAGGGTCGCAAAGGTGATCCTGAACCAGTACGCCCCACAGGGACTTATTGAGGCCGTCGTAAACCAGGGCCTTGAACCTGTCATCGTTGCTGGAGACACCGACGTCCGCGTTGCCATAGAGGCGATGGAGCTGATCTACAACTCCGACGTTGACGTCATAGCCCTCGCATCAAGGGACGCTGACTTTCTCCCGATAATTATTGAGGCAAAGAGGCGCGGCAAGGAGACCGTTGTTATCGGCGTTGATCCGGGCTTTTCTGTGGCCCTTCAGAACGCGGCGGACTACGTCATCAAGATGGAAGGGAGAAAGACCCCTGAAAACAAAGAAGGGTAG
- a CDS encoding inorganic phosphate transporter, giving the protein MPMMLIATAVFMAWAIGANDSAKAVGTAVGSGILGFKRAVLLIGVFVFLGAFLGGSGVSNTVSGLARGMEPVTIGLVLFSSAITVTLASLWGNPISTTQAIIGALIGASLAEGLPVNWPVIGKIVLTWVVSPALAGVLAVGTYIPYKHLLNRIKHIKILELTQKWLAFTASAYASFNLGANELANVIGLADGGAGVKGLLAVALGVGALTFSYEVMMTVGRDLAPLGPTSGFSAQMGAALAVTLANLFGIPVSSGQAIVGAISGVSLYKGERPNKKALKGILRGWVTAPTASGVLAFILVSMFSSI; this is encoded by the coding sequence ATGCCTATGATGCTGATAGCGACAGCGGTCTTCATGGCGTGGGCAATAGGAGCGAACGACAGTGCAAAGGCCGTTGGAACCGCCGTGGGCTCTGGAATACTCGGCTTTAAGAGGGCCGTACTCCTCATTGGAGTCTTCGTGTTTCTAGGGGCTTTTCTCGGCGGTTCGGGTGTATCCAACACGGTGAGCGGGCTAGCCAGGGGCATGGAACCAGTAACCATTGGACTAGTCCTCTTCAGCTCCGCTATCACTGTAACATTGGCCAGCCTCTGGGGAAACCCAATATCCACCACACAGGCTATAATAGGTGCCCTCATTGGGGCTTCCCTCGCGGAGGGCCTTCCCGTGAACTGGCCAGTTATCGGAAAGATCGTTCTCACCTGGGTTGTGTCTCCTGCCCTGGCTGGAGTTCTGGCCGTGGGGACGTACATCCCGTACAAGCACCTCCTCAACAGGATAAAGCACATTAAAATCCTTGAGCTGACGCAGAAGTGGCTCGCCTTCACCGCCTCGGCCTACGCCTCCTTCAACCTAGGAGCAAACGAGCTAGCCAACGTGATAGGACTGGCAGATGGAGGAGCTGGGGTTAAGGGCCTCCTCGCAGTTGCCCTCGGAGTTGGAGCGCTGACGTTCAGCTACGAGGTCATGATGACGGTGGGAAGGGACCTGGCCCCTCTCGGCCCGACTTCCGGGTTTTCGGCCCAGATGGGCGCGGCCCTGGCCGTTACCCTGGCCAACCTTTTCGGAATCCCGGTCAGCTCAGGTCAGGCCATCGTCGGTGCAATATCGGGCGTGAGCCTGTATAAGGGCGAGAGGCCCAACAAAAAGGCCCTGAAAGGCATTCTGCGCGGCTGGGTCACTGCTCCAACGGCTTCCGGTGTTCTCGCTTTTATCCTCGTTAGCATGTTCTCCTCCATTTGA
- a CDS encoding amidohydrolase family protein has translation MIALIGDVIDAERILQNHAVLVEGNTISAVVPAEKVREFGPDEVYGGDGFFVIPGLINAHTHVAMAKFRGLGEDMPTEEWLEKIIWPMELEWTAGEIREWARIGIMEALMNGSTTINDHYFFADEIAREAEKMGVRAFIGQTVMDLVDFPHADPEEGFKFFRRWQEKSELVTPTLAPHATNTVSLELMREMAELSEETNARIHVHLAQSRTEVKEVKKRYSLNPVEYLKQAGALSDRLIGVHGVYLTNEEIRTLASAGSTLVHCPTSNVKLEGTTINLPEVLRAGVNVAIGNDSPNPVGIMDMFLEMRTSGLSANLLERKAHSIPARKIFEIATIGGARALGIKAGLIREGYLADLLLIDARKPWFKPMESPYSLLVYSTRGSDVALTMVNGKIVWKKGGK, from the coding sequence ATGATCGCGCTCATCGGAGACGTCATTGACGCCGAAAGAATTCTTCAAAACCATGCTGTTCTGGTAGAGGGAAATACTATCAGCGCCGTAGTCCCCGCCGAGAAAGTCCGGGAATTCGGCCCCGATGAGGTCTACGGCGGGGACGGCTTCTTCGTGATCCCCGGCCTGATAAACGCACACACCCACGTGGCGATGGCGAAGTTTAGAGGACTTGGAGAGGACATGCCAACAGAGGAATGGCTGGAAAAGATAATCTGGCCTATGGAACTTGAGTGGACGGCAGGTGAAATCAGAGAATGGGCCAGGATTGGTATCATGGAGGCCCTGATGAACGGCTCTACAACGATAAACGACCACTATTTCTTCGCCGACGAAATAGCTCGGGAAGCCGAGAAGATGGGGGTAAGGGCTTTTATCGGACAGACTGTAATGGATCTGGTAGATTTTCCACACGCCGATCCAGAGGAGGGTTTCAAATTCTTCAGGCGCTGGCAGGAAAAGAGCGAACTCGTAACGCCCACCCTCGCTCCCCACGCGACCAACACAGTCAGTCTGGAGCTTATGAGGGAGATGGCCGAACTGTCGGAGGAAACCAACGCCAGAATTCACGTCCACCTAGCCCAGAGCAGGACCGAAGTGAAGGAAGTTAAAAAACGCTACAGTCTAAACCCGGTGGAGTATCTAAAGCAAGCTGGGGCGTTAAGCGACCGTCTGATCGGAGTCCACGGCGTCTATCTTACCAACGAAGAAATTAGAACCCTCGCATCAGCGGGCTCAACGCTCGTCCACTGTCCAACGAGCAACGTGAAGCTTGAAGGGACGACGATAAACCTCCCAGAAGTTCTTCGCGCTGGGGTGAACGTGGCCATAGGCAACGACTCTCCAAATCCCGTCGGCATTATGGATATGTTCCTCGAGATGAGGACTTCGGGTCTCTCCGCAAACCTCCTCGAAAGAAAAGCCCATTCCATCCCAGCAAGAAAAATCTTCGAGATCGCAACCATCGGGGGCGCGCGGGCGCTGGGGATTAAAGCCGGTCTCATCAGGGAAGGCTACCTCGCGGACCTCCTTCTGATAGACGCCAGAAAGCCGTGGTTCAAGCCGATGGAGAGCCCTTACTCTCTGCTCGTGTACTCGACCAGGGGAAGCGACGTTGCACTGACAATGGTAAACGGAAAAATAGTCTGGAAAAAGGGAGGAAAGTAG